From a single Entelurus aequoreus isolate RoL-2023_Sb linkage group LG12, RoL_Eaeq_v1.1, whole genome shotgun sequence genomic region:
- the fgfr1op2 gene encoding FGFR1 oncogene partner 2 homolog isoform X1 has translation MSCILNSPDMNCTLEKVLADAKSLVERLRNHDNAAELLIEQTTYLNKRVDAMKQYQVEIDTLNQVARHRPRSSLILGIQQENRQIRDLQLENKELRSSLEEHQSALALIMTKYREQVFRLLMARKKDDPTIVSQLKEKHTTEMQAHIDKINEMASVMRKAIEVDDGRTCEDEERIQQLELENKGLRELLGISREAFLILKSEDSSESTSLSPPLTNTDVSLQQS, from the exons ATGTCTTGCATTTTAAATTCTCCAG ACATGAACTGCACTTTGGAGAAAGTCCTGGCCGATGCCAAATCGTTGGTGGAAAGGCTCCGTAACCATGACAACGCTGCAGAGCTGTTAATTGAGCAGACAACCTATCTCAACAAGCGGGTGGATGCAATGAAGCAG TACCAGGTGGAGATCGACACACTAAACCAAGTTGCACGTCATCGTCCTCGATCCAGTCTGATCCTGGGCATCCAGCAGGAGAACCGTCAAATCCGAGACCTCCAGCTGGAAAATAAAG AGCTACGGTCGTCGTTGGAGGAGCACCAGTCTGCGTTGGCGCTCATCATGACCAAATATCGGGAGCAGGTGTTCAGGCTGCTCATGGCCAGAAAGAAGGATGACCCTACCATTGTGAGCCAGCTGAAGGAGAAGCACACAACG GAAATGCAAGCGCACATAGACAAGATCAACGAGATGGCTTCTGTGATGAGGAAAGCCATAGAGGTGGACGACGGGCGGACATGTGAAGACGAAGAGAGGATTCAGCAGCTAGAG CTGGAGAACAAAGGACTGAGAGAGCTGCTAGGCATCAGTCGTGAAGCATTCCTCATCCTCAAAAGCGAAGACTCGTCAGAAAGCACGTCGCTGTCGCCGCCACTGACCAACACTGATGTCAGCTTACAGCAGAGTTAA
- the fgfr1op2 gene encoding FGFR1 oncogene partner 2 homolog isoform X2, producing MNCTLEKVLADAKSLVERLRNHDNAAELLIEQTTYLNKRVDAMKQYQVEIDTLNQVARHRPRSSLILGIQQENRQIRDLQLENKELRSSLEEHQSALALIMTKYREQVFRLLMARKKDDPTIVSQLKEKHTTEMQAHIDKINEMASVMRKAIEVDDGRTCEDEERIQQLELENKGLRELLGISREAFLILKSEDSSESTSLSPPLTNTDVSLQQS from the exons ATGAACTGCACTTTGGAGAAAGTCCTGGCCGATGCCAAATCGTTGGTGGAAAGGCTCCGTAACCATGACAACGCTGCAGAGCTGTTAATTGAGCAGACAACCTATCTCAACAAGCGGGTGGATGCAATGAAGCAG TACCAGGTGGAGATCGACACACTAAACCAAGTTGCACGTCATCGTCCTCGATCCAGTCTGATCCTGGGCATCCAGCAGGAGAACCGTCAAATCCGAGACCTCCAGCTGGAAAATAAAG AGCTACGGTCGTCGTTGGAGGAGCACCAGTCTGCGTTGGCGCTCATCATGACCAAATATCGGGAGCAGGTGTTCAGGCTGCTCATGGCCAGAAAGAAGGATGACCCTACCATTGTGAGCCAGCTGAAGGAGAAGCACACAACG GAAATGCAAGCGCACATAGACAAGATCAACGAGATGGCTTCTGTGATGAGGAAAGCCATAGAGGTGGACGACGGGCGGACATGTGAAGACGAAGAGAGGATTCAGCAGCTAGAG CTGGAGAACAAAGGACTGAGAGAGCTGCTAGGCATCAGTCGTGAAGCATTCCTCATCCTCAAAAGCGAAGACTCGTCAGAAAGCACGTCGCTGTCGCCGCCACTGACCAACACTGATGTCAGCTTACAGCAGAGTTAA